From Pleurocapsa minor HA4230-MV1, the proteins below share one genomic window:
- a CDS encoding DUF4238 domain-containing protein gives MVTKKQHIIPVVYLKYFSCNPNEERRERKILSINLNSPTYNIEQKKLERVAIKRHFYSIKDDEQPKYNDFVEKNNEQFENNWNRIVEEITNLVDKKCLFYKVQTFQNSELSIELKRSIANFFWRVEARRVEIECFFKFNCINTSKDELESAVKIHHLREMGLMAGRTFLSLCGKKISVFFSKTPIFIASDNPVIAMDGDPHTRSDILNPKSMICCAISPKILVVIAPDYRYKFLYINDLERMLKVDNTENLNIDDIISNKNTFCNTIELRFVDSLQYKENHNSLILIEAKDWLFSNNHNLLKESLYLFPQRSKERPKITNAASIFVPSRIRFFNECLRANS, from the coding sequence ATGGTTACTAAAAAACAACATATTATCCCCGTTGTTTATCTTAAATATTTTTCTTGTAATCCTAACGAAGAAAGAAGAGAAAGAAAAATTTTATCTATTAATTTAAATAGTCCTACATATAATATTGAACAAAAAAAACTAGAAAGAGTAGCAATAAAAAGACATTTTTACTCCATTAAAGATGATGAGCAACCAAAATATAATGATTTTGTTGAGAAGAATAATGAGCAATTTGAGAATAATTGGAACAGGATAGTAGAAGAAATTACAAATTTAGTTGATAAAAAATGTTTATTTTATAAAGTTCAAACTTTTCAAAACTCTGAACTTTCTATTGAACTCAAAAGATCAATTGCTAATTTTTTTTGGAGAGTTGAAGCTAGACGGGTAGAAATTGAGTGTTTTTTCAAATTTAATTGTATAAACACAAGCAAAGATGAGCTAGAAAGTGCTGTAAAGATACATCACTTAAGAGAAATGGGATTAATGGCTGGAAGAACTTTTCTTTCATTGTGTGGAAAAAAAATTTCTGTTTTTTTTAGTAAAACACCTATTTTTATTGCCTCTGATAATCCTGTTATCGCAATGGATGGTGATCCACATACTCGTTCTGATATTCTAAATCCAAAGTCTATGATATGCTGTGCAATTAGTCCTAAAATTTTAGTGGTAATAGCTCCTGATTATAGATATAAATTTCTCTACATAAATGATTTAGAGAGAATGCTAAAAGTCGATAATACAGAAAATCTAAATATAGATGATATAATATCTAACAAAAATACATTTTGTAATACAATAGAATTAAGATTCGTAGATAGTTTACAATATAAAGAAAATCACAATAGTCTTATTTTAATTGAAGCAAAAGATTGGTTATTCTCAAACAATCATAATTTGCTAAAAGAAAGCCTGTATCTTTTCCCACAAAGATCAAAAGAAAGACCTAAAATAACTAATGCTGCTTCTATATTTGTACCTTCAAGAATAAGATTTTTTAATGAATGTTTAAGAGCTAATTCGTAA
- the nusB gene encoding transcription antitermination factor NusB yields MALRKQPRSIARELALLSISQVKTKQGKLAQEELDSLVLAAIRTLTIEVQDNLETASAEIKRGEERLLNSETRASDLDSAKVMIQEALAVSQAAINRVGMAIEFPEFLQLTNKEQVRQYATELIVTVNDYRQEIEATIEDVLVGWQLSRLAKIDRDILRISVAEMLYLQVPEKVAINESVELAKRYSDEDGFRFINGVLRRLSDRRRESTEVPESQLATADTEILTPSNAEKVEPSAEEQPPEILPIVQPSSSNQD; encoded by the coding sequence ATGGCTCTGCGTAAACAACCCCGAAGTATTGCTCGCGAATTAGCACTGCTAAGTATTAGTCAAGTCAAAACTAAACAAGGCAAGCTAGCCCAAGAAGAATTAGATAGCCTGGTTTTAGCAGCTATTCGTACCTTGACCATTGAAGTACAGGATAATCTCGAAACAGCATCAGCAGAAATTAAACGTGGAGAAGAACGTCTGTTAAATAGCGAAACTCGCGCTAGTGATTTGGATAGTGCCAAAGTAATGATTCAGGAAGCTCTGGCAGTCTCCCAAGCAGCGATTAATCGAGTTGGGATGGCGATCGAATTTCCCGAATTTTTGCAGCTGACAAACAAAGAACAGGTAAGACAATACGCTACAGAATTAATTGTCACCGTCAATGATTATCGTCAAGAAATTGAAGCAACAATTGAGGACGTTTTGGTGGGTTGGCAGCTTAGTCGCCTAGCTAAAATAGATCGTGATATCCTGAGAATTTCTGTGGCAGAGATGCTTTATTTACAAGTACCTGAAAAGGTAGCTATCAACGAATCGGTAGAGTTAGCTAAACGCTACTCCGATGAGGATGGATTTAGGTTTATTAATGGTGTCTTGCGTCGGTTAAGCGATCGCCGTCGAGAGAGTACTGAAGTACCAGAATCACAACTAGCAACAGCAGATACAGAAATCTTAACTCCGTCTAACGCCGAAAAAGTAGAGCCTTCAGCCGAAGAGCAGCCACCAGAAATCTTACCAATTGTGCAGCCAAGTTCTTCTAATCAAGATTAG
- a CDS encoding phosphatase PAP2 family protein, which produces MPTFLQQIVRFWRNNISPKIAPLITAVGIVGLITCLLIIYLVAEISDEVLEQEAFAFDKTILLWIHSFANPTLDRIMQFVTSFNNPDLVSIIAGVALVLLLWKRCYPEAKIFAIDCAGGVILSYGLKSVFGKTRPDLWQSAIKEVSYSYPSGHALGSTVLYGFLAYLFATRFPQFSGLIYLLAVVLIGSIGLSRLYLGVHWPTDILGGYGIGFLWLTFCTTMLKLQKIKQLTTT; this is translated from the coding sequence ATGCCAACTTTTTTACAGCAGATCGTTAGATTCTGGCGAAATAACATTAGTCCTAAAATAGCCCCTTTAATTACAGCAGTCGGTATAGTCGGCTTAATCACTTGTCTGCTAATTATTTATCTCGTTGCTGAAATTTCTGATGAGGTTCTAGAACAAGAGGCTTTTGCTTTTGATAAAACAATTTTGCTGTGGATACATTCCTTTGCTAATCCCACCCTCGATCGCATCATGCAATTTGTTACCAGTTTCAATAATCCCGATCTAGTCTCCATTATTGCTGGAGTCGCTCTGGTGTTGTTGCTGTGGAAACGTTGTTATCCAGAAGCGAAAATATTTGCCATTGACTGTGCTGGTGGGGTCATTCTTAGCTATGGTTTAAAGTCTGTATTTGGTAAAACTCGCCCCGATCTTTGGCAATCGGCGATTAAAGAAGTATCTTATAGCTATCCTAGCGGTCATGCTTTAGGTTCGACGGTTTTATATGGATTTTTAGCCTATTTATTTGCTACTCGCTTTCCTCAATTTTCTGGACTAATTTATCTGCTGGCAGTTGTTTTGATTGGTTCAATTGGTTTGAGTCGTTTATATCTGGGAGTGCATTGGCCAACTGATATTTTAGGTGGTTATGGCATTGGTTTTTTATGGCTGACTTTTTGTACCACCATGCTGAAGTTACAGAAAATTAAACAACTAACAACAACCTAA
- a CDS encoding FHA domain-containing protein produces the protein MITCPSCNHQNPEGSLQCENCYTPLPASTSCPNCGASVQTDATFCGQCGFNLQAENTPTAAGLQETAIGAPPNISPPEISLTEELPLSGSSSDMLPETVMTSPIQSPWDEQDQDDDIQTIAQNSELPTGFPEVETSVTSNFAPEPPDTEFVQTVPSLYNEDVTPFPSEIPNVNLDGKTPVRESASVENSQDGAIAENHYQAPKASVPKRNQAFSSAGIPGATQLQIQKASLLHLQSNTTIEIPSSLDVVHFGKPNEQIPPDIDVSGFPDSEVVSRVHADIRIEGDTYYVEDTGSANGTYINHAPLQKGNRHRLRTGDRIALGKGDLVTFIFQLS, from the coding sequence ATGATTACTTGCCCCAGTTGCAACCATCAAAATCCTGAAGGATCTTTGCAATGTGAAAATTGTTATACTCCTCTGCCAGCTAGCACTAGCTGTCCTAATTGTGGAGCCTCAGTGCAAACAGATGCTACTTTTTGTGGTCAATGTGGCTTTAATTTGCAAGCAGAAAATACTCCCACCGCAGCCGGTTTACAAGAAACTGCCATTGGTGCGCCACCTAATATCTCTCCTCCAGAGATATCTCTAACTGAAGAACTACCTTTATCTGGTAGCAGCTCAGATATGTTACCCGAAACTGTGATGACATCACCAATCCAGAGTCCTTGGGACGAGCAGGATCAAGATGATGACATTCAAACCATAGCTCAAAATTCGGAATTACCGACTGGATTTCCCGAAGTAGAAACGAGCGTAACCAGCAATTTTGCCCCAGAACCTCCTGACACTGAATTTGTTCAAACCGTACCAAGTCTTTATAATGAAGACGTTACGCCTTTTCCTTCGGAAATACCTAATGTAAATTTGGATGGCAAAACTCCAGTAAGGGAATCTGCATCTGTAGAAAACAGTCAAGATGGCGCGATCGCCGAAAATCACTATCAAGCTCCCAAAGCTTCAGTTCCTAAAAGAAATCAGGCTTTTAGCTCGGCGGGAATACCTGGAGCAACCCAGCTACAAATCCAAAAAGCAAGTTTACTACATTTACAAAGCAACACCACCATCGAAATTCCCTCAAGCCTAGACGTGGTTCATTTTGGTAAACCAAATGAGCAAATTCCACCTGATATTGATGTTTCTGGATTTCCTGATTCTGAGGTGGTATCACGGGTTCATGCTGATATCAGAATTGAAGGAGATACTTACTATGTCGAAGATACAGGCAGTGCTAACGGTACGTATATTAACCATGCTCCTTTGCAAAAAGGCAATCGTCATCGGCTGAGAACTGGCGATCGCATCGCTTTAGGCAAAGGAGATCTCGTAACCTTTATTTTTCAACTTAGTTAG
- a CDS encoding transglycosylase SLT domain-containing protein → MLESPVRPKQPKPNQLSLRKRLPLKKQHQLVVLVLFCSLGWFALRSCQARFFKSGQQTQTSSLVSLRSLTPTARQSQLIALINQPERGLSPQQLRDRQRAHYLLATDLVQQGKGKQALGYLQELSQDYSLLRPQILWKIAQAYQQDNQPQAAEKTLNYLLKNYPNSPVSANALVLAEKQPLLAKLISQFPYHPITQNIARQRLRQNPNQHQLLLLLAKYSRAQDLNPIRDRLVLEYAAKLTPDDWQAIADGYWRDEEHRKAADAYIFASSIPRNLYRAARGFHRNGNLDTAQNAYQRLLREYHDSQEAGQALIHLASISSGDEAVVYLEKAIAKFPEVAPEAYRSKAIIHERFGKYDATNDSRQKLLNQYGNSASAAEYRWQKAQDLAAQGNLEDAWSWMQPLVKSNQEHDFAAQALYTTGKWATQINQPEAAKTTFKQIIKLYPQSYWAWRAAVMLGWDVGDFNQLRPLSPTLDLAKTYEPLPIGSAALQELYLLGQYDDAWLLLQSEIERPQQTSVNEQFSEGVLLLERGQYSQGMQQIWDLTKRETPPELEQWRALRQTKTYWQSLFPFPYKTQILQNAQQDKINPLLAISVMRKESTFNPTINSTVGAVGLMQVVPPTAKWAAAQIGLANYSLTNPDDNIKIGTWYLEHNHQRYQDDSLLAVASYNAGTSNVNSWLQQYDIEDRDRFVEQIPFPETKDYIEGVFGNYWNYLRLYNPEIRQKVADLHQETKQFTAPLK, encoded by the coding sequence ATGCTAGAATCTCCCGTGCGACCAAAACAACCAAAACCTAATCAACTTAGCCTTAGAAAAAGACTTCCATTGAAAAAGCAGCATCAGCTAGTGGTGCTAGTTTTATTTTGTAGTTTGGGCTGGTTTGCTTTGCGTAGTTGTCAGGCGCGATTCTTTAAGTCTGGGCAACAAACTCAAACATCTTCTTTGGTCAGTTTGCGATCGCTTACTCCTACTGCTCGACAGTCTCAATTAATTGCTCTAATTAACCAGCCAGAACGTGGTTTATCGCCCCAGCAGCTTAGGGATCGTCAACGCGCTCATTATTTACTAGCAACGGATTTAGTTCAGCAGGGCAAAGGTAAACAGGCTCTAGGTTATCTTCAAGAATTAAGCCAAGATTACTCTCTATTGCGTCCCCAAATTCTGTGGAAAATTGCTCAAGCATATCAGCAAGACAATCAGCCACAAGCAGCCGAGAAAACTCTTAACTATCTGCTCAAAAACTATCCTAACTCTCCTGTAAGTGCCAATGCCTTAGTGCTGGCAGAAAAGCAACCTTTATTAGCCAAACTAATCAGCCAGTTTCCCTATCATCCGATTACCCAAAATATCGCTCGTCAGCGTCTGCGACAAAACCCCAATCAGCATCAACTGCTGCTGTTATTGGCAAAATATAGTCGCGCTCAAGATTTAAATCCGATTCGCGATCGCCTAGTATTGGAATATGCTGCTAAGTTAACTCCAGATGATTGGCAAGCGATCGCTGATGGTTACTGGCGAGATGAGGAGCATCGTAAAGCTGCCGATGCCTATATTTTTGCCTCTTCAATTCCCCGTAATCTCTACCGCGCTGCCAGAGGATTCCATCGTAACGGTAATTTAGATACCGCTCAAAATGCTTACCAGCGATTACTGAGAGAATATCATGATTCACAAGAAGCGGGACAGGCTTTAATTCATCTTGCTAGCATCTCTAGTGGTGATGAAGCGGTAGTCTATCTGGAAAAAGCGATCGCTAAGTTTCCCGAAGTTGCTCCTGAAGCTTATCGTTCTAAGGCGATCATCCATGAAAGATTTGGTAAGTACGATGCTACCAATGATTCTCGGCAAAAATTACTCAATCAGTATGGTAATTCTGCATCAGCGGCTGAATATCGTTGGCAAAAGGCACAGGATCTAGCTGCACAAGGTAACCTGGAAGATGCTTGGTCATGGATGCAGCCTCTAGTTAAATCCAATCAAGAGCATGATTTCGCTGCTCAAGCTCTCTATACAACTGGTAAATGGGCGACGCAAATCAATCAGCCAGAAGCGGCTAAAACCACCTTTAAGCAGATAATTAAGCTTTATCCTCAATCTTATTGGGCATGGCGTGCTGCGGTCATGCTGGGGTGGGATGTGGGAGATTTTAACCAACTACGTCCTCTTTCACCTACTTTAGACTTAGCCAAAACTTATGAGCCACTACCAATAGGTTCGGCTGCGCTACAAGAACTCTACCTTTTGGGACAGTATGATGATGCTTGGCTACTGCTACAGTCAGAAATCGAGCGTCCTCAGCAAACCTCGGTTAACGAACAGTTTAGCGAAGGAGTACTTTTATTAGAACGGGGTCAATACAGCCAGGGAATGCAGCAGATTTGGGATCTGACTAAACGAGAAACTCCCCCAGAATTAGAGCAGTGGCGAGCTTTACGCCAAACCAAGACATATTGGCAGAGTCTGTTTCCTTTTCCCTATAAAACTCAGATCCTGCAAAACGCTCAACAGGACAAGATTAATCCTCTTCTAGCAATTTCGGTCATGCGTAAAGAATCTACTTTTAACCCCACCATTAATTCTACCGTTGGCGCAGTGGGTTTGATGCAAGTTGTACCGCCTACTGCTAAATGGGCGGCAGCACAAATCGGGCTGGCAAATTATTCCCTAACTAATCCTGATGACAATATTAAAATTGGGACTTGGTATCTCGAACATAATCATCAACGCTATCAAGATGACTCATTACTAGCAGTGGCAAGCTATAACGCAGGGACAAGTAATGTTAACTCTTGGCTACAGCAATACGATATCGAGGATCGCGATCGCTTTGTAGAACAAATACCTTTTCCTGAAACCAAAGATTATATCGAGGGGGTGTTTGGCAATTATTGGAACTATCTCCGTCTTTATAATCCTGAAATTCGCCAAAAAGTTGCAGATTTACACCAGGAAACAAAACAATTTACAGCACCATTGAAGTAA
- the pgl gene encoding 6-phosphogluconolactonase, producing MVSINQQNVEILADQSALIKRSHEIVIELIHQVLEVNDRFTIALSGGSTPKSLYAALATESLPWSKIHIFWGDERYVPATHQDSNQLMARQVWLDKIDIPASNIHPMNITGADPQQDAQRHEAELREFFQQSEGFPTFDLILLGMGDDGHTASLFPHTDALSVRDRLITVGNKDDQPRLTFSVPLINQANYVLFMVVGASKRSALKQVFAAQGDERQYPSRLIQPQGELLWLLDQAAAAEL from the coding sequence ATGGTTAGTATAAACCAACAAAATGTAGAAATTTTAGCCGATCAATCTGCCTTGATTAAGCGATCGCATGAAATCGTGATTGAATTGATACATCAGGTGCTAGAAGTAAATGACCGCTTCACGATCGCCTTATCTGGTGGTAGTACGCCCAAATCTCTTTACGCAGCCTTAGCGACTGAATCTTTACCCTGGTCAAAAATACATATTTTTTGGGGGGATGAGCGTTATGTCCCCGCCACCCATCAAGACAGCAATCAGTTAATGGCTCGCCAAGTCTGGCTAGACAAGATCGACATTCCTGCGAGTAACATTCACCCGATGAATATTACTGGTGCAGATCCCCAACAAGATGCTCAACGACATGAAGCTGAATTAAGAGAATTTTTCCAGCAATCCGAGGGATTTCCTACTTTCGACTTAATTTTATTGGGTATGGGGGATGATGGACATACCGCCTCACTGTTTCCCCATACAGATGCTTTATCAGTTCGCGATCGCCTAATCACAGTAGGCAACAAAGACGATCAACCTCGTCTAACTTTCTCCGTCCCCTTGATCAATCAGGCAAACTACGTCTTATTTATGGTTGTAGGAGCGAGTAAACGTTCTGCACTGAAACAGGTTTTTGCCGCTCAAGGAGACGAAAGACAATATCCCTCTCGTTTAATTCAACCCCAAGGAGAATTATTGTGGCTATTAGACCAAGCAGCAGCAGCAGAACTATAG
- a CDS encoding DUF502 domain-containing protein has product MLQRLKQDLKNDLIAGLLVVIPLATTIWLSVSTARWAINLFTRIPKQINPFDDLNPILTDVLNFSVGFTVPLLSILIIGLMARNIAGRWLLDFGERFLQAIPLAGSVYKTLKQILETLLSDSKSKFRRVVLVEYPRKGVWTMGFVTGKISPQLQNHLQQEVISVFIPTTPNPTSGWYTVVPQEEALDLDISIEDAFKILISGGIVSPEMPEVKSKRLVAKQPEPAVVEHGFISQQPELISVEEES; this is encoded by the coding sequence GTGCTGCAACGTTTAAAGCAAGATTTAAAAAACGATTTAATTGCGGGTTTGCTGGTAGTGATCCCTCTAGCAACAACCATTTGGCTGTCTGTTTCTACCGCGAGATGGGCGATCAATTTGTTTACCCGTATTCCTAAGCAGATTAATCCTTTTGACGATTTAAATCCTATCCTGACGGATGTGCTTAACTTCTCGGTAGGGTTTACCGTGCCACTACTGAGTATTCTAATTATCGGTTTGATGGCACGAAATATTGCTGGACGCTGGCTATTAGATTTTGGCGAAAGGTTTCTGCAAGCGATTCCTCTGGCTGGTTCGGTCTATAAAACTCTGAAGCAGATCTTAGAAACTCTTTTGAGTGATTCTAAAAGCAAATTTAGAAGAGTGGTACTAGTGGAGTATCCTCGTAAAGGAGTTTGGACGATGGGATTTGTTACAGGTAAAATTAGTCCCCAGCTACAGAATCATCTTCAACAAGAGGTGATTAGCGTCTTTATTCCCACTACTCCTAATCCAACTTCTGGTTGGTATACTGTAGTGCCACAAGAGGAGGCACTCGATCTTGATATTTCGATTGAAGATGCTTTTAAAATCCTCATCTCTGGAGGAATTGTGAGTCCAGAAATGCCAGAGGTCAAATCAAAGCGCTTGGTTGCCAAACAGCCTGAACCAGCCGTAGTTGAGCATGGTTTTATTAGCCAACAGCCTGAATTAATTTCTGTAGAAGAAGAAAGTTGA
- a CDS encoding calcium-binding protein, with protein MSEVKQDHVRDERIYMEVVVDCYDDQERAMGWYYYLQDKINFPFKAKWVNRQKPKGRDVTVLEMSPEDDCSHDMFVEVLYQESELEDVFCARLSDIQARNIDSTTKEAIEDWNYWVKRGYEF; from the coding sequence ATGTCGGAAGTTAAACAGGATCATGTCCGCGACGAGCGGATTTATATGGAAGTGGTGGTAGATTGCTATGATGACCAGGAAAGGGCAATGGGTTGGTATTACTATTTGCAAGATAAAATCAATTTTCCTTTCAAGGCTAAATGGGTAAACCGTCAAAAACCTAAAGGCAGAGACGTTACTGTTTTAGAAATGTCGCCAGAAGATGATTGTTCACATGATATGTTCGTTGAAGTTCTCTATCAAGAAAGTGAGCTAGAGGATGTTTTCTGCGCACGATTATCTGATATACAAGCTCGAAACATTGATTCGACCACAAAAGAAGCGATTGAAGATTGGAATTATTGGGTTAAAAGAGGATATGAATTTTAA
- a CDS encoding Uma2 family endonuclease: MLPIITPDKIDLPAGTILKFPGTIADYEQILNQLGDRSIPRLRFRDNYILLMSPIAEHGKEIDVIADLVKILLRHQGQDWESFHPITLRRGKEAGLEPDVCFYIENYQAILGKRKLDLSIDPPPDLAIEIDVTSFTRIEDYISLAIPEVWIYKTNKLHIYLFANNKYIESDQSVVFPNFLIKEIVTQYINRAWQVGSSVALREFSQTLL, encoded by the coding sequence ATGTTACCTATTATTACCCCAGATAAAATCGATCTTCCAGCAGGAACAATATTAAAATTTCCTGGTACTATAGCCGATTACGAACAAATTTTAAACCAATTAGGCGATCGCTCTATTCCCCGTCTTCGTTTCCGAGATAATTATATTTTATTGATGAGTCCTATAGCCGAACACGGCAAAGAAATTGATGTGATTGCAGACCTGGTTAAAATATTACTACGCCATCAAGGGCAAGACTGGGAAAGTTTTCATCCCATAACTTTAAGGCGTGGAAAAGAAGCGGGATTAGAACCTGATGTTTGTTTTTATATCGAGAATTATCAAGCAATATTGGGAAAAAGAAAATTAGATTTGAGTATCGACCCGCCACCCGATTTAGCAATTGAAATAGATGTTACTTCTTTTACTCGTATTGAAGATTATATTTCTCTAGCAATTCCCGAAGTATGGATTTATAAAACTAATAAATTGCATATTTATCTTTTCGCGAATAACAAATATATAGAATCTGATCAAAGCGTTGTTTTCCCAAATTTTTTGATCAAAGAAATCGTAACTCAATATATTAATCGAGCTTGGCAAGTCGGCTCTTCTGTAGCTTTAAGAGAATTCAGTCAAACTTTACTATAA